CACTGGGGACCCTGTATGGAACCACTGTGTCCATAGGCCCGTGAATatctgcctgcctgctgccttctccaggtCATATCCCTTCTACTCTGGCCAGGTTTAGATTCCTTCTCAATCTAGGAGAGTTCTGGTGCTTTCTGAAGCAGGACTCCAAGTGGTACTTCAGGTGTCATAAGTGGCTAGGGATCTCTGTAAGCCTCCAGTGCACTGGCCTTTGGggtgaaatattaaaaaaaaataaaatccagaatGAGATTTTTGTGGACATTCTTTCTATGCTGGTCACctttccctcctggctgcaAGGTGAACCTGCCAAccaaatgcagaaataatgtGTGCCCTCTAATATACAAAAAACGCCATGTACTAGAAGCAAAAAATGTTGTTGTGTTGGGAGAAGACATCATGATAAAACAGACATTGCACCtgcacagcaggacagaggaaTGCAAATAATAATTCCCTCCTGCTATCTACTCTTCTCAGCCTGTGCCCATAACCAGGGAGCGAAGAGTCCTCCAGGGTCTACATAAAATAATCTGGTGATTGCCACATTCGTTCCCTGCCAGCATGAGCAGTAGCCAGGAGAAGATAATTTCATCAGGCTCGAGTAGGGATGTGCTGTCATAGCTGTGCCATGGTGCTCACCAGAGCACAGCCTCACATGAGCTGAGCTCTGATCACTGCACTTCACCAGGACCAAAATGCCTCCTGGCACAGTAGGAAATGCTGCCAAAACCACAAATCTCTGCTTCTgtttcagcaggaaaaggaggaaatagGCATGAGCTTTGAGATGCCACTATCATGGGTAGCCCAAATTAAGGTATCTTGCAGAGGTAGGTATTCATCCTTTGCCTTTTGCTTGCCCCCACCTGACCTTTCAGTGAGTTTGGGACATTTGTCTATCTCGCTGGGCTCTCCCTTCAGGGTGGTCAAACAGTAACAGTGAAGCACAATAGATGAAGGTCACAACAGCTTTTGGTTCAAGTGGCTGCCCTCAGTGCTGCACTGTCTCATcccccacacaccccacactgTTTTTTCCTGCCAGCTGGAAATTTTGCCTGAGATGGTCTTTTCTTTTACTGCTATGAACAAGGAACTGCTCCTGCATTATAAAATACCTgtttggagagagaaaagagttATTATACCATTATTACATTAAAGGACAATAGGCAGGATCTGAACAGCTTTATTGCCAGCAgaacataataaataaatgcataatgTCTCTTAGACCATGTTTTTTTCCCgtcttaaattttctttttttttttgggctgaGTACAGGGGATTCAATTTGTCTGATATCTCTCTTGTTCACTGCAGAATACGAGAATCCCTTTTCCCGGGGGAAGAAGGTGATCCTGTACGATaaagcaaagcaggagaaatgggCGGCGTATGCAAATGAAGATGGGCTGGTGGAACGCCTCACTGTCTACGCAGACTCCGACCGTAAGAGGGAAGAATGAGCACGCTCCACACACTGAGCAAACAGCCTGGGGCATGCTGATGGAAAGGGGGAGGTGGTCCCCTGTCTGCCAGTCTCTCTTGtgctttctcattttcctttcaccttTGTGAGGAATTATTTACTTTATCCTCAAACTCTTCATCATGCTTAGTCTGTCGAGCCCCTGAACTTTCCAGCATTGCTAGGGGTTTTCACAATAGTTTGAATCTGTTTAATACGCCAGTGAAACTGTTCAGTGTCACAGGTCAGCTGCTTGGATTTTCAGTCTTCAGAGAAATGGAAGGCTGGTTCGATGTGATCCAATAGTGTCACTATCCTTATTTCCTCACTGGTGTCAAAAGGGGACATAGAAAAGGCAGCTACAGCCTGAGGATATCTCTGTAgttgaaaacattatttttaacagctaGTTCACAAAACCATGCAGATTCCTTACTGGACACGGAGTGTTCTGCCCTCAGCCTTCTTGGATAGTGTGATGCTTCAGTCTCCTGATTGATCCAAACAATCATTAAGTATTTGGGATGGAATTTCTCTTGCCTATCCATAGCCCTTTGCCATGCCATGTTCTACTCCTGAGCTCATTACTCTAGTTGTGGTTGATGGAGAGGAATAGATCTTCTTAGGGTATAATTCATCTACTCAAATGAAAATCAGGATTCACATACAAAAttcccctgtgcacaggggcaATTCCAGTGGCTGTACCGTGTCCACTGAGGCTGTagcaggagcacagggtgcTGGCACAGACACTGAGAGCCCATCAGAATTTTGCCACCTCCATCAGGGTGACCTAAGGTTGCAAAATAACCTGTCTCCTGCCAGGTACTGAAGAACTGGAGGTGAAGGAATGGTTCAAACACCGAGAAGACCTGCTGTATATGAGAGAAGTGAATAAACAAACACAGCTGATCACAGAGCATTTCAAGCCAGGACACCCCCTCCTTCTTAAAGGTATTCCAGCTCATCTGGGCAGCCACTGCAGCTGATGGGATTTCACATGACTCCCTTCTAGCAGTGGCGAAAGCCCAAAGCTGAAAGGCCGGGGGAACAGGATACTTGTGGGATAAATtgcctaaataaataaaatggtcTCCAGTGAAGAGTAGAGAATTGGTTTGGTGGCTTGCAGTCCTGGGCAGTGCTCCCCCATCTATGTAGTTTTCTTTGTTAGAAAAATACATAGTTATCATTTGTATCAGGGTGattaatttctacttttatCAGCAGAATTGATAGAAACTGAAACTTTCTCTTTAGGATTATGTTTGTTCTCTCAGTGTTGTGTAGCTGGGGATAAGATCTGTTGctaaagctgaagaaaatgagacCTACAGTGGACGTGCTTGTGTTCAGTGTATTACAGTTGCTAACACTGAAAACGTGTGTGATTTGTCCTTAGCTCACTCCTACACATCACTGGAACCTGAGACTGAGCGCACAGTGGAGTTTTACCACACGGCACGAGTTGATGGCCTCTGGAAACGTTTTGAAAGTGCCACTGAGATGACAGAGTACTTTGTGGGGCGGGAGGACTTCCTGCACATGCGACACACAGAGTTTGGCGAAAGAGaccagaaaatggaaaaggctGGCGTCACAGCTGATGCTAACCCCCGGCCTATAGTGGTATGGTCAAggcaggaacagaaaaatatggGTCACTGTGATATTTAAACTATGCAAAACATATTGCCTGGGGCTTCAGTTCAATTTCAGTGGGCATGGCTGAGGTAAAACTCCTGATGAGATATCCAAGTGTTGTTTAGCTGCTGTGTCTCACAGTTGCTTCCCTGACAGAGAGCTACAGTGTGAGCAGTTGTCAGGAACTGCATTAAGCAGCTAGAATTAAACTAAGAAACCAAGGCTTGGAAATTGTGTgtcagaggaaaggaaaaaaaagtgactgtgatttcagaacaaaattttcACAAGATTCAAAACTAGGAAAATGATTTTGTGTGCTGAGCCCAAACTAATATCATTTTAGGTTCTTGATGAATTGTCCCATCACTCTGATTTGTTACAGGCAGGTAATCTAATTCTTCCTCTTGTCAGGTCTGGTTTGCAGaacagaaggaggaggaaatctGACATCTGGCAGTATGTATGGCTCAGATACTTCACCTGCCAAGACAGAGCCATGCAGTGGCCTGTCTTTGGACCAGCACCAAAGATGCTaccttttcttcccctgtgttgggaaatgggggaaactttgcttttctccaaAATACCATGCTTCCTGCAGGTCCCTCAGGCAGGGATGCATCCCAAGCTAACTTGGAGTTTGGAAAGCATATTCTGCTCCACAAATAGGAAACTTCTGTATTGCTTTAAGCAGCtttgtggttgggtttttttaagacatAGACAAGAACAGTAGGACCATTGGCCAAAAGATGCAAGTCCAGGCAGAAAAGCACAATTTTTACCTTGGGTTTTTACCCAAATCTGTCAATTTGCCAGTTTTGTGTTAAGTTGcttctgtatctttttttcactttccattAGCAAATCAAGGAGTATTTCCACAGAAATCCAGAAAAGCCTGCTGATGAAGACATAGAGGAACGTATCTTTATGGTCATAGATGATGTCATCCAGCTGACATATCACCTTGAGCTTCATGACACCATTGCCTCAAAGGTGGTTTTCTGCAGAGTAAtagggagggagaaaagagaagatgaaatCTTCCTGAGCAGAGAAAACACTGTCAAATACCAGGTATGAAGATGACAAAACACAAAGGTGACATGTCAGTGAAAGAACTACAAGCATGACATATTCCATGTTGCCCCTCTACTccacctgcacagctccaggctgacaACAGCAACAGCCCAGGAGATGCACTGCCATGCTGGGAGTGCAGGACAATGTGACATGGCTGGCCTGCTGTGGCCATGCCTGAGGTCATCTTCTCAGATTTGGTCATCAGGCAGACTCCACATCCCCTGGGATCCTGCAAAGTGTAGGTTGAGCAGCTGTTGGACTCAATTCTGGAGATTCATGGCAGGGAAGCTGAAATGTCCTCTGTTGTTCCCTCTTCAAGAAGAGCAAGAacagagcagcaaaggcagACACTCTTTGCTCTGGTTCTATTTCTGCTGCGGACTTCTTGGTTCCTATCATTCCTTAAATATCCCAGAGTTTGCAGATGCAGAGCAAGATGCTGAGGCTTAATACATTGCAGATAGATAGCTAGCCTTAAATAAGAGATACTCCAAAATTAGTGGAGTGCTGCCATTAAGCCAAATGATCTCAGCAGGGGTGAGGGGTCACCCCACTAACAGCATCAGTGCAAGTCTGTAACCAGAGGCAGACGCCTGCCAGTAAATTCTGCTGTGATGCTGCACAATTACACTTAAGAAAACCAAAGAGATATTacaaagagggatttttttttttatatgttatagggttttaaaatttctgtttcccACTGGGGAGAATACACAGAATAGCAATGCTGGAatcccattttttaaatttctatttctatacATTCCTATTCATCTCACTTCATTCCAACAGTAAAACAGCAGCATCAGCAAAGTGCAAGATGTGCCATCTGGCTCGTATTACTGATGGATTCTAAATCAAAATGAAGTCTGATAAACCCATGCTGACCATGGGTTTGATGTTTCAATGACAAAAACGAGTGCTGCTTTATTGGTTGTAGCAGGATTGTGCCAGTTTCTGCCAGCAGAGCACTGATCCTGTGCACCCAGacagtgctgctgtttctcaCTGACTTATCTGCTTCCAGCCGTGGTCCTCAGAGAAACACAAGAACATGCGCCGTCTCTACGACTTGCTGTgggagctgagagcagagcagaaggatCTGAAGCAACAAGTGCGGGACTCTGAAGCAGAGGTAACAGGGAGGTGTCCTCAGTGTCAGAACTGATCAGGTGTAGAAATAGTTTCAGCTGACTGGTTGCTAAAGCCTCCTCAGCCTAAACTGTAATAAGACAAAGCTGGTGTCCATGTTGAATTATTATGCCTGCTACTCAGGCATTGTTCAGTGAAGATGTAGCTGTAATGTATTTATGGAGAGTCACACactttcctgctcctgctcttaCTCTTCTTTCCCTGTGAGGAAACGTTTCAGACAGCAAATGACAATATACGATTTGGGGCATCTGGAAGCCTACCTGCCATTTGCCCAGGAATGAGGCCAAAAAGAAAGGATGCTGTATGTAATGCTATATCTAGGTGCTAGGCATTGCCAGGAAACCCTATCCAAAATATTGAAGTGACTTGTTGCGTGAGCAGCTGTAGGGAAATACTTCATTAAACACTTTGCTTGTACTGCTAATCACACTGACTGCTGTAACAGATCCATGTTCTTTGTAATTGCATCATGATAAATATAATCATTCTGGCAGATGGAGGCACAGCTATTggatttcttttaatgtttttttgaGGAAGAGaaatccctgagggagctgcagagggaatgCTCAACTATACTAACCCAGAATGTTAGTAATAATTAAGAAcaacttttcaaaaattacattttttcctcagaaatgtgAAGCTAGTTCACTGTGACCTCATGAACTACCTTGCCAAATTTCTCAGTCTTGATGTATCAACAGACAAAATATTCCCATTGCTTGTGCTGCATATCCTATATAAGACAAAGAATAAGCCAAAGCTATCAGTGCAATTTCTACAGTAGTGCCAAAACTGTGACTACAGAAAAGCTTTATCAGTTAATATCAGTAATTACATTCAAGAATTTCATACACAGCAATAATCTAAAATTAAGACTACTTAATTTTTTAGATTGATCTATCAGCATGACATGGACATATTTGCACAGATCTATATTTAATCTTACTCTACAATTCTTGTATGCAGCATCTGCTCTGTTAGCAGGTCAGGCTTGTAAAGGTACAGTCATTTTGTGGGAAAGCTGAGGGGTCTTTCTTCTGATTTCTTGGAAgatgttaaatattttgatgGTCCGTGAGGATGAAGAAGCCAATATTAAATTGTCAGTTTCAATATACAGCACTGCAAAGAGAGAACAGCAGCATGAAGCCATGGTAGGTAAACTTCATTAATGTCAGCATTCAATACATGTACTCAAAGAAATCAGAGTCAGCTTTTTCTTTGTCAGGAATTACCTCTGAAGAGCTTTTTatatcattaaaatatattggGACAAATCACAGTGTGGTGTAAGTCAGCACAGTTTCAATTGCCTTCCCAGGGAAATATAACATGGTTGTGCTATGGTCACCTCCTGACTTTCTGGAAAAACTTGCACCACCAAGAAAGattacagtattttatttagttaataaagaaaacaattaagAATGATTAGTTGATAATAGGGATTATGGGggcagcattttaaaagagcCATAAATATGCCtgtatatatatagatatatgtatttttatttttaattagcatCAAAGAACAAAATAGCCCCAGGGTCAGATTTAGTCCTTATCTCAATCACAGATGATTTGCTTCTCCAGGGCTTCTTGACTCTAGTGAGGCAAAACATTTGGATTTGCTGCCTCTTTCTGCTCCACATTTTGATTCCCCtagttttcttcttctcatGAGACCTCATCTCAAACTTTTTGCCCCCCCctcaaaaataaatcagctcCAGTTTGTGGTTTCCTTCATCTCAGCTCTGTGAATTGAGCTGTGCTTTTGCTCCTCACTTTCCTCTCTATCTCCCTGACTTCTGGTTGCTTGTTCCCTCACAGGTGCTGGAAGAGGAGCAGAAGGGCTCCCAGAGTTCCTTGGAGAAGGAGAGTCAGCACATCGGAGGGGAGGATGAATCCCTCGCCCATCACACTGCAACCAGCTCCACGATGTAAAGTGGAGCCTCTGCAGGGACTGGGAATGACTGCCTGAGCAGGACAGAACTTGGAACTGGAGCTACTCTGTGAAATACTTTTAACCCATGTCCCACTGCAGTTTCCCTCTGATTTTCCCCTTCTTGTTCTAGGGAAAAGCAGTTggcagaatagaaaaaaaaaaaaaaacattttcctaaacAGGTGCTGCTCAGGAATCCTCACCTGGCTGGGTACCTCGAGCATGACTGatttcttcattccttttctGGAACTGCCTGCAGTAAACCCTTCACTATGATCAGATTTGCAGAGATTTTAATGAATTTGCACCATTCTgcaccttttccttttcactatttttttctaaGGCCCATCTGCAGTTACATCAATTATCTCCTCATGAAACTCCATCATGTTTGAGACTCGAGTCTCAATGGGGCCTTAGCCCTAATGTCTGCTTCAGAAGGGGAGACAAAGCATGCACAGTCTTTCAGggcttttgttttccaaatctgctccacagctgctggcagcggGAGCAGGATTATTTGGGAATACAGATTCTTTTCCAACATAGTATTTTAACGAATTTTTAAGTCAGTTTTTCATAAGCAAAGGTTTTGAACTGGTGAGTTCACAAATGTAACATTTCTTGGACCTGATCTAGAGCCCTGTAATGACAAAACATTGCCCCATATAACACTGTGGATATGAACTCATCAGTGTTAATTCAAAACCAGAGAAGACacaagaataaatttaaaaatcattttacaGACATTagggacacagcagctgccaaatCATCAGCAAATGCATActatagaatcacagaacattACAGGGTTGGAATGGcccttaaagaccatctagcTCCAAGCTCCTGGCCAGGGGATTTCCCTGTAGTCCTCCAAGGCCACCTGTCCTCGTTTCCACTTCCtgaaagtttctttttcctttctgagaaAAAACTCTTCTTTTCTACAgtcgtcttttttttttttttttctctgctgctcagcagcttgTTATCCATCCACAAAGGCCTCCTGCCATTCTTGCCCGACTTCTCTCTTGTCGGCATGCATTGCTCCTGAGCTTGAAAGATATGATCCTTGAAATTCAGCCTTCATTCTTAGGTCATTGTCAAGGAATAGCGTCAAATTAAttggatttttctctgttgatggaGTAATTGGTTTCAAAGACTGCGAGAAACACGCACAAGCGGCGCGACCGCACCTCAGCCGGGCGGGAGAGGCACAGAAGCCTCGCAAGGGTCCCGCTCCCACTGTGTCCGAGACAGCCGTGAACCGCCTGACAGGACACACCGGCCGCAGCCCAGGGGCACGACGGCCTCAACCGTCGGCGGGCCGTGAGCTACAAGGCCCGGGAGAGGTCCCGGCCGCCCTCACGGAGGCTCCGGAGCGGCTGCAGGACCCGAACCGGCCGCAGAGCAGAAGcagcccggcccccgccccTCAGGGCGGCCCCGCAAAATGGCGGCCCCCATCCCGAGCGCCGCCTCCTCATTGGCCGCGCCCGCGGGGCTCCGCCAAGAAGCCGCTCTGCGAGTGGCGGCCGCGCTGCCGTCGCCATGGCAACCACCCCGCCCTCGCTTCCTATTGGCCGAGCGGCGCGCGGAGCCCGGGCAACCgcccggcgcggcgcggggtTGTTGTGAAGGGCCGGTTGCGGGGCGGTGGCGGGCAGGGGGTCCCGGTCCGGTActgccgggccccgccgccacCAGCGTCCAGGCGATCGGCCTCGCCCCGGCCAGCGCTCCCGTCCCGTGATGTTCGTCAGCGGTGAGGCCTCGTCCCCCGCCGCGCCGCCTCTCAGGAGAGTCTCGCCGTGACCGTGTTTGAGTGCCCGCAGGACGGCCCCGGTGCACGGCCTGGCCGTAGGACGCGCTAGCGGAGCGGAGCCTCGCCGGGAGGAGGAAGGCGCTGCCCGCCCGAGAGGCGCCGCGCTGAGCCATGGCCGTGGCCGTCACCACGAAGACGGC
This Vidua chalybeata isolate OUT-0048 chromosome 11, bVidCha1 merged haplotype, whole genome shotgun sequence DNA region includes the following protein-coding sequences:
- the DRC7 gene encoding dynein regulatory complex subunit 7 isoform X1; amino-acid sequence: MEALQEMEEVEQTPEDMISNDFLDDLETDVAVEEASVTSDEFDFDWSSIDTSHLPSSYKTNSWQEKELLQLADHFFQQYTHLCPDRKPLFIHPLNECGVQKFVSTTVRPTLLPYPDMYYWSGCASFVCDYLIMEPLKCPITPPSSLYSPTTILKYQRGNCFDFTVLLCSLLIGAGYDAYCVHGYATLEMCSLDQTQELCPRLRKPPEVPEEEDPNKYRIKYPLEPQSQFELQQKAKKEEETESTQEEEREEEVVVEVDKPKRDPLHGLRVHAWVLVLSGKRKVPETFFINPFTGNHHSTTDECFLGIESIWNHRNYWVNMQDCRKGCKDLSFDLNDSFCWEIMFSESNKPCQLPTESPQKSTDDMQEKEEIGMSFEMPLSWVAQIKVSCREYENPFSRGKKVILYDKAKQEKWAAYANEDGLVERLTVYADSDRTEELEVKEWFKHREDLLYMREVNKQTQLITEHFKPGHPLLLKAHSYTSLEPETERTVEFYHTARVDGLWKRFESATEMTEYFVGREDFLHMRHTEFGERDQKMEKAGVTADANPRPIVQIKEYFHRNPEKPADEDIEERIFMVIDDVIQLTYHLELHDTIASKVVFCRVIGREKREDEIFLSRENTVKYQPWSSEKHKNMRRLYDLLWELRAEQKDLKQQVRDSEAEMLNILMVREDEEANIKLSVSIYSTAKREQQHEAMVLEEEQKGSQSSLEKESQHIGGEDESLAHHTATSSTM
- the DRC7 gene encoding dynein regulatory complex subunit 7 isoform X2, translated to MEALQEMEEVEQTPEDMISNDFLDDLETDVAVEEASVTSDEFDFDWSSIDTSHLPSSYKTNSWQEKELLQLADHFFQQYTHLCPDRKPLFIHPLNECGVQKFVSTTVRPTLLPYPDMYYWSGCASFVCDYLIMEPLKCPITPPSSLYSPTTILKYQRGNCFDFTVLLCSLLIGAGYDAYCVHGYATLEMCSLDQTQELCPRLRKPPEVPEEEDPNKYRIKYPLEPQSQFELQQKAKKEEETESTQEEEREEEVVVEVDKPKRDPLHGLRVHAWVLVLSGKRKVPETFFINPFTGNHHSTTDECFLGIESIWNHRNYWVNMQDCRKGCKDLSFDLNDSFCWEIMFSESNKPCQLPTESPQKSTDDMEKEEIGMSFEMPLSWVAQIKVSCREYENPFSRGKKVILYDKAKQEKWAAYANEDGLVERLTVYADSDRTEELEVKEWFKHREDLLYMREVNKQTQLITEHFKPGHPLLLKAHSYTSLEPETERTVEFYHTARVDGLWKRFESATEMTEYFVGREDFLHMRHTEFGERDQKMEKAGVTADANPRPIVQIKEYFHRNPEKPADEDIEERIFMVIDDVIQLTYHLELHDTIASKVVFCRVIGREKREDEIFLSRENTVKYQPWSSEKHKNMRRLYDLLWELRAEQKDLKQQVRDSEAEMLNILMVREDEEANIKLSVSIYSTAKREQQHEAMVLEEEQKGSQSSLEKESQHIGGEDESLAHHTATSSTM